Proteins encoded in a region of the Zea mays cultivar B73 chromosome 2, Zm-B73-REFERENCE-NAM-5.0, whole genome shotgun sequence genome:
- the LOC100280481 gene encoding lactoylglutathione lyase isoform 2 (isoform 2 is encoded by transcript variant 2), which translates to MAGASLLSPSCTLLRLIPSASHFKRFDRVRRFAPAAMATSSGPKEAPANNPGLQTEVDPATKGYFLQQTMLRVKDPKVSLDFYSRVMGMSNQQAALPKAHIEDQWSSDDNETKWMIHQHQCVLLLKRLDFEEMKFSLYFLGYEDVTLAPDDHIKRTEWTFRQKATLELTHNWGTENDPEFKGYHNGNSDPRGFGHIGVTVDDVHKACERFERLGVEFVKKPDDGKIKGIAFIKDPDGYWIEIFDQTIGTVTSSAS; encoded by the exons ATGGCTGGTGCATCGCTCCTCTCCCCATCCTGCACGCTCCTCCGCCTGATTCCCAGCGCGTCGCACTTCAAG AGATTCGATCGGGTTCGCCGGTTCGCGCCCGCCGCCATGGCGACTTCCTCAGGACCAAAGGAGGCGCCAGCGAATAACCCTGGGCTCCAGACCGAGGTCGACCCCGCCACCAAAGGCTACTTCTTGCAACAAACG ATGTTACGTGTGAAGGACCCAAAAGTGAGCCTTGACTTCTACTCACGTGTGATGGGCATGTC AAATCAGCAAGCTGCGCTTCCGAAGGCacatattgaagatcaatggtcttCTGATGACAATGAGACCAAGTGGATGATACATCAACACCAATGTGTTCT GTTGCTGAAAAGGTTGGATTTTGAAGAGATGAAATTCAGTTTGTATTTTCTAGGTTACGAG GATGTGACCTTAGCCCCTGATGATCATATCAAGCGGACTGAATGGACTTTTAGGCAAAAAGCTACTCTTGAGCTCACCCA CAACTGGGGCACGGAAAATGACCCTGAATTCAAAGGTTACCATAATGGGAACTCAGACCCTCGTGGTTTTG GTCATATAGGAGTAACTGTGGATGATGTCCACAAGGCATGTGAACGCTTTGAACGTCTTGGGGTTGAGTTTGTGAAGAAACCTGATGATG GAAAAATCAAAGGCATCGCTTTCATCAAAGATCCTGATGGTTACTGGATCGAAATATTTGACCAGACGATTGGGACGGTAACTTCTTCAGCATCATGA
- the LOC100280481 gene encoding lactoylglutathione lyase isoform 1 (isoform 1 is encoded by transcript variant 1), which translates to MAGASLLSPSCTLLRLIPSASHFKRFDRVRRFAPAAMATSSGPKEAPANNPGLQTEVDPATKGYFLQQTMLRVKDPKVSLDFYSRVMGMSLLKRLDFEEMKFSLYFLGYEDVTLAPDDHIKRTEWTFRQKATLELTHNWGTENDPEFKGYHNGNSDPRGFGHIGVTVDDVHKACERFERLGVEFVKKPDDGKIKGIAFIKDPDGYWIEIFDQTIGTVTSSAS; encoded by the exons ATGGCTGGTGCATCGCTCCTCTCCCCATCCTGCACGCTCCTCCGCCTGATTCCCAGCGCGTCGCACTTCAAG AGATTCGATCGGGTTCGCCGGTTCGCGCCCGCCGCCATGGCGACTTCCTCAGGACCAAAGGAGGCGCCAGCGAATAACCCTGGGCTCCAGACCGAGGTCGACCCCGCCACCAAAGGCTACTTCTTGCAACAAACG ATGTTACGTGTGAAGGACCCAAAAGTGAGCCTTGACTTCTACTCACGTGTGATGGGCATGTC GTTGCTGAAAAGGTTGGATTTTGAAGAGATGAAATTCAGTTTGTATTTTCTAGGTTACGAG GATGTGACCTTAGCCCCTGATGATCATATCAAGCGGACTGAATGGACTTTTAGGCAAAAAGCTACTCTTGAGCTCACCCA CAACTGGGGCACGGAAAATGACCCTGAATTCAAAGGTTACCATAATGGGAACTCAGACCCTCGTGGTTTTG GTCATATAGGAGTAACTGTGGATGATGTCCACAAGGCATGTGAACGCTTTGAACGTCTTGGGGTTGAGTTTGTGAAGAAACCTGATGATG GAAAAATCAAAGGCATCGCTTTCATCAAAGATCCTGATGGTTACTGGATCGAAATATTTGACCAGACGATTGGGACGGTAACTTCTTCAGCATCATGA